The DNA region CGGGCACCTGGGCGATCACCTTGTCGCGGTCGGCACGGAACTTGGTGACCGAGAGACGCATCGGGATGTTCGCCTGGACCAGCGTGACGTCGCTGCGGGCCGGCTGCTTGCCACTGAGGTCGAGCGACCCCTCCGGCTCGTCCTGGGCGTCGGGCAGCGCGAGCAGCCCGAGGCCGAGCGCGGCCAGGGCGACGGCACCCGCCACGACGATGCGGGCGCGGCGCCGGCCGCCCTTCCCGCGGGGAGGGGTGGGGTGGGTGGTGGGCGACATTGGGGGAGCTCCTCGTCGTGATGTCTCGCGCGACGCGCGTCAAATCACAGGAATCACACCATGCTCACCAGCCCCTCGCAACACAACCGCTGAACTACAAGGATGTAGTTCTGACCTGCGCAAACGGCATCGGCCGGCGAGCGGAGCACCCTACGACGAAGCGGCGCCGACCCCGGCCGGGGTCGGCGCCGCTTCGTGAACTGGTGACTCAGTCCATCTCGACGTTCGCGAACGGATTCACGTTGCCGCGGGTGACCACGCGACGACCGTTCTCGTAGACCGCGTTCGCGTCCCGGCCGTACATCAGCGGCGCGGCGGTGAACATCGGCCGGTTGAACCAGTAGCTGAGGTGCTCCTCGTAGCGCTTCACGTAGCGAGGGTTGCGGTAGACCCCGACGTTCTCGTCGCTGACCTTCGACACCCCGGTCCAGTTGGCCGAACCGTTGAGCACCGCGTAGCCGGTCCGGTCCTTGCCGTAGTGACCGCGGACGGTGATCACCTTCATGTGGAAGTAGAGGTCGAACTCGCCGTCACCGTTCTTGTCCTGCACCATGTGGCGCAGCGGGACCGGCCCGCGGCCGCCCGGCGCCCGCAGGTAGCGCCCGACGTCGATCCCGATCACCGTGTAGCCGACCATCAGGTTGCAGCCGGCGTTCCACAGCGAGCGGATCTTGCGGGCCAGCTTCATCCCGCGGCTGGTGCGCAGCACGTCGGGCGAGATCCGCACCACGGTGCGGCCGTTGCCGGTGTTCTTCGCGCCCTTGCACTTGATGTTGTTCATCACCTGCATGACGGGGTCGGGCACGTTCTTGCCGCGGTTGGGGAAGTGGATGACCGAGAAGTTCCGGAAGTTCTTGCGCACGTACATGCGCTTGGCCTGCTTGTCCTTGGCGGCCTCCAGGAACACCTTGCGGTAGACCTTCCACACCCCGTCGTGACCGACGTGGGTGAGCACGTCGTTCCACTGGTTGTTGGTCGAGGCGACGGTGAAGTTGGCCGAGCCCTGGATCACGACCTGCCGGGCCTTGCCGGCCCGGGAGAACATGAAGAACTTGGAGTGCGCGCCGCCCTTGGTGCCGCGGCAGGTGCCCTGGCAGACGCGGGCCCAGCTGCGCCGGTGCTTCGGGCGACCCTTGTTGTTGCTCCGCAGCTGGTTGCGCAGCGCCTTGAACTGGATGTTGTTGACGTTGCGGTTGACGTTGTTGGAGTCCATCAGCAGACGCACCCGGACGTTCCGCTTCTGCGCGCGCAGCAGGGCCTTGCGGCCGGCGGAGGTGAGGAAGTTCCAGGAGAAGATCATGATCTCCTCGCCACGCGGGGTGGCGTTGATGCTCTTCATGATCTTGCTGAAGATGGCGTTGCGCGCGCCCGCGTTGCCGACCGGGCTGTTCACCGTGATCCCCGCCTTGGGGGTGAATCGGGCGGCCTTCCGGGCCGCGACCGGCTGCGCGGCCGGTGCGGTGGAGGCGCTGGAGTCGGTGGGAGTCGCCGACGGCGTGGGTGCGGCAGTGGCCGACACCGGGATCAGCAGGCTGATCACCAGCGCCGCAGCCGCGAGCACGGCCCCGAGCAACCGGTTGACGTACATAGGTGAAGGTCCCCTCGATACTTGGTGGCACCACTGCGATCGCTGAGGCGCACGGGGCGTTCGACGCCCCGGCGTCAGCCCGAGATCACGCCGTGCAACGCCTGGTCACCGAACGATAGTCGTCACTGTCCTCCAGCGGCGAACCCACGTCGAACACCGGGCCGCCCTCGAAGGCGTAGAAACGGTCGTCGAAGAGGACCAGGCGCTGCCCCGAGGAGCACCCGATGAAGTCGCGCTCCAGGTAGGCGCCCTCGTCGTCGACACATCCGCGGTACACCCGGGGCAGCTCGCCGCCGTCGTACCAGATGTCGGAGCACGCCGGAGCGTTCGCCGGAGCGTCGCTGGTCGGACTCGTCGCGCTCGACGGGTCCGCCGCCCGGTCCGCCTCCGACGACCCCTCGTCGCCGCAGCCGGTCAGCGCCACCGCACCGGCGAGGGCAAGCCCCGCCCAGCTGATCCGCGCCCCATGTTGCATGCGCCCGATGATACGTCGCGGTCCCGAGCCGATGGCCCTCCCCCGCCGCGGCGCGCCGCGGCCCGGGCGCGTCACCGCCGGCGCAACCGCCATCCCCGGCGGCCGCCGCCGGGACGGGTGGCCGGCGCCGCGGCCCGGTTCTCGTTGCGCAGCGTCCGCACGTCGTCGAGCAGGACCGCGACCAGCTCGGCGCCGGCGGCGGCGACCTCCGCGTCGGTGACGCTCCCGGGGGTGCGTCGGGGCGGCAGGTCGTCCGGGACGCGCAGCCGCTCGACATCGCCGACGACGTCCACCGGATGCGCGGCGAGGTAGTCGATCTGCGCCTGCGCGCGGGCCCGGCAGTCCGCGACCTGGTCCTCGGCCGGCCAGAACTTCTCGCCCTGCCGGGTGACCAGGCGCTCGTCGGCCAGGAAGGTCCGGATGTAGACACCCTTGTCGAAGGCCTTGGTGAAGCCGTCGAGGTTGCCGTTGACCCGGCGCAGCAGCTCGGCCTCGACGACACCCATCGACTCGTTCGGGAACGACATCGAGGTGTCGTAGGCGGCGGCGTCGATGCCCAGCAGTCCGGCGAACCGGTGCCAGATGTCCTCGCGAGGGGCCGTGGGGTCCAGCGGGAGCACGTGGATCCGCTCGTGCGGCACCGCCCGGGACCAGCGCTCCAGCACCAGCCGGAGGTCGAGGGTGCGCCAGTTCCAGATGTCGGTGGGGCGCGCCGAGACCTCGCGGCCGTAGTCGGCCATCGGGGTCGTGCTGCGGTTCTTGAGGCTCTCCTGCCAGCTCGCGGTGAAGAGGCCGAGCGGCTCGCGGGCGGTCACCACCAGGTGCACCTCGGCCGGCGCCAGCGCCTCGACCATGCGCTGTGCCTGCTCGACCGCGGCGGCGGCGAAGAACTCGTGGGAGACCAGCCCGACGCCGGACCAGGCGGCCAGCTCGGTGCGCACCCGCTCCCAGGCCGCGAACTCGCGGTCGGTGTTGCGAGCGCCGCCCTCCTCCCGGACCACCCGGCTGGACCACAGGTGGTCGCGCCGCTCGCGCCCCGGGAGCAGCACCCCGTCCGAGCGCAGCTGGTCCCGCGCCGCCCAGACGATGGTCTGCAGGTAGGTGGTGGCCGTCTTCGGCAGCCCGATGTGCAGGTAGACGCGCTCGGCCATCAGAGACTCTGGTTGAAGGCGGCGATGGCGCGCTCGACCCGCTCGGGGTCCCGGTCCGCCAGCGGTACGACGAGCTCGGTGACCAGGTCCGCCAGCTCCGCGACCCGCAGGTGGTGGCGGCGCAGCTCGGCGATCTCGCTCTCCAGCTGGGCCACCCGCTCCTCCAGCTCGCGCACCCTTCTGCTCGGCGGCATCGGGTTCATCGTGTGCGTCATCTCCACTCTGCGCTCAGTCGGGCCACCGGGCCCGTGGTGCCGTCCGCGGCGACCGTCGTCGACAGCACCCTGCCACCCTGCGCCTCGAGGAGCGCGACGACCTCGGCGACGTCCACCCCGGCAAGGGGGCCTGGCGCGTCGGTCCGGTCGACCTGCTCGGTCGGTGCGAGGAGGAACTCAGCATAGAGGCGCCCGCCGCGGCGCAACGCCATCGCGGCGAACCGCGCGACGTTGGCCCGACCGGCCGCGCTGGTCGCGTCCAGCAGGTGACGGGCGACCAGCACCCGTGGACCCTGCCGGCGGCTGATCCACGCGCCCTCGCCGTACACCGAGCGCAGCTCGGTCAGGTTCAGGGGGCGCAGGGTCAGCGGCAGCCCCGCGGCCTCGGCCCGGCGCAGGGCGGCGGCGCCCGCCCGCGGGACGAAGTCGTAGCCGATCACGGTCCGGCCCTGCCGCGCCCACCACCAGGCGTCGCGTCCGTGCCCGGTCCCGACGTCCACCACGGTGGCCCCCGGCGGCGCCTCGGCGTGGACCAGCCGTGCCAGCGCGGACGGTCCGGTGCCCAGGTGTGCCGGGCCGGCCAGCGCCCGCTCCCAGTCCGCCCGGTGCGGAGCAGTCCCGCGGAACCAGGCGTCCAGGCGCCGGGTGACGTCCGGCGGGGTCCTGAACCGGAACGCCGGGTCCGGCACCCGCCAGCCGAGGCCATAGCTCGCCTCGAGCAGCTTCTCCGGCCGGGCCGGGGCCGCGAACTCGCGGTCGCCGATCCGGCAGGTGGTCAACGGCCACAGCCACTCGCGCCGGTAGTCGGCACCGACCTCCCCCATCACGTAGAGCCGGTCGTGGTCGAAGAAGGCGGCGAACAGGTCGAGCCCGCGGGTGGCCCCGTCGCTCTCGGTGACCTGGATCCGGAAGGCGGCCCCGCTGTAGCGGTAGGTGACGAAGCCCTTCGCGTTCAGCGCCCGCTGCAGCCGGAAGGACTCGCGAGCGACGTCCACCGGCGCCGTGTACGACGACAGGTAGGCCAGGTCCGCGTCCGAGTCGTGCCCGAGCAGGTTCTGCTCGCGCACGGCCCCCAGCAGCGTCCCCCAGGCCGGGAAGGCGGTCACGTCCAGCGCGGCGAGCGCGGCGACCACCTCCTCCATCGCGTCCAGCAGCGGGGCCACCTGGTCCCCGCGGCCGGAGAAGGTGGGGCTGAACCGCCCGGACTTGTCCAGGCTGATCTCCAGCCCACGGTTGTTGACGAAAGCGATCCGTCGGTCGGTGTCGGTGAAGGCCACCTCCTGGTCGTGCAGCCGGGTCCCGGTGACGTGCTCGACCACCTCGACCCGGCTGCGGCCGTCCAGGAACCGCTGCATCCGGTCCGGCCACGCCACGTGGCGGCGCAGACCGACCTGGCCGCGCGTGTCGCGGACCACCCAGAACGACCAGATCCTGCGGCCGTCGAAGAGCACGTCGACCACCCGGTCCGGACCGCGCACCGCGAGCGTGAGCCCGTCGGGACCCACCGCGTGGACGTGAATACGCGCGCCGAGGTGCCGCGCGAGCCGCCGCGGGACGACGGGGCGACGGCGGGGGCCGCTGCGTGCCACGTTGTCCATGGGCACCGGATGCTAGATGACCCGCGCCCCCGTCGCGGTTGTCGGGATCGGCGCGGCGGACCCGATAGCGTGCGGGGTGTGAGTGCCACCCCGTCGCGTGTCTACGCCGCCCGGCTGGTGGGCCTGCCGATCTTCGACCCCCAGGGCGACCAGGTCGGCAAGGTCCGCGACCTCGTCGTCACCGTGCGCAGCGAGGCGGTCCGCCCGCGGGTCCTCGGCATCGTCGCGGAGGTCTTCGGGCGACGCCGGATCTTCGTGCCGATGACCCGGGTGACCAACGTCGACTCCGGGCAGGTCTACACCACCGGTCTGCTCAACATGCGTCGTTTCGAGCAGCGCTCGACCGAGACGCTGGTGATCGGGGAGATGCTCGACCGCACCGTGACGATCAAGCCGTCCGGGGTGACCGGCACCGTCTACGACGTCGCGATGGAGCGGGCCAGGGTCCGCGGCGACTGGGAGCTGTGCCGGGTCGCCGTGCGCGAGCCGGGCAAGGGGCTGCGCCGGCGCGGGCAGAGCCACGTCGTCGAGTGGGACGAGGTGGACGGCCTGACCCGGCCCGAGGACGGCCAGGGCGCGACGCACCTGGTGGCCGCGCTCAACGACATGAAGCCGGCCGACGCGGCCAACATCCTCCACGACCTGCCGACCGAGCGGCGGACGGCGGTCGCGCTCGCGCTGGACGACGAGCGGCTCGCCGACGTGCTCGAGGAGCTGCCCGAGGAGGACCAGGTCGAGATCCTGGAGGGCCTGGACTCCGAGCGGGCCGCGGACGTGCTGGAGGAGATGTCCGCCGACGACGCCGCCGACCTGGTCGCCGACCTGCCGCCGGAGACCCAGGA from Nocardioides sambongensis includes:
- a CDS encoding phospholipase D-like domain-containing protein; the protein is MYVNRLLGAVLAAAALVISLLIPVSATAAPTPSATPTDSSASTAPAAQPVAARKAARFTPKAGITVNSPVGNAGARNAIFSKIMKSINATPRGEEIMIFSWNFLTSAGRKALLRAQKRNVRVRLLMDSNNVNRNVNNIQFKALRNQLRSNNKGRPKHRRSWARVCQGTCRGTKGGAHSKFFMFSRAGKARQVVIQGSANFTVASTNNQWNDVLTHVGHDGVWKVYRKVFLEAAKDKQAKRMYVRKNFRNFSVIHFPNRGKNVPDPVMQVMNNIKCKGAKNTGNGRTVVRISPDVLRTSRGMKLARKIRSLWNAGCNLMVGYTVIGIDVGRYLRAPGGRGPVPLRHMVQDKNGDGEFDLYFHMKVITVRGHYGKDRTGYAVLNGSANWTGVSKVSDENVGVYRNPRYVKRYEEHLSYWFNRPMFTAAPLMYGRDANAVYENGRRVVTRGNVNPFANVEMD
- a CDS encoding DUF6752 domain-containing protein, with the translated sequence MTHTMNPMPPSRRVRELEERVAQLESEIAELRRHHLRVAELADLVTELVVPLADRDPERVERAIAAFNQSL
- a CDS encoding class I SAM-dependent methyltransferase — its product is MDNVARSGPRRRPVVPRRLARHLGARIHVHAVGPDGLTLAVRGPDRVVDVLFDGRRIWSFWVVRDTRGQVGLRRHVAWPDRMQRFLDGRSRVEVVEHVTGTRLHDQEVAFTDTDRRIAFVNNRGLEISLDKSGRFSPTFSGRGDQVAPLLDAMEEVVAALAALDVTAFPAWGTLLGAVREQNLLGHDSDADLAYLSSYTAPVDVARESFRLQRALNAKGFVTYRYSGAAFRIQVTESDGATRGLDLFAAFFDHDRLYVMGEVGADYRREWLWPLTTCRIGDREFAAPARPEKLLEASYGLGWRVPDPAFRFRTPPDVTRRLDAWFRGTAPHRADWERALAGPAHLGTGPSALARLVHAEAPPGATVVDVGTGHGRDAWWWARQGRTVIGYDFVPRAGAAALRRAEAAGLPLTLRPLNLTELRSVYGEGAWISRRQGPRVLVARHLLDATSAAGRANVARFAAMALRRGGRLYAEFLLAPTEQVDRTDAPGPLAGVDVAEVVALLEAQGGRVLSTTVAADGTTGPVARLSAEWR
- a CDS encoding magnesium transporter MgtE N-terminal domain-containing protein, with protein sequence MSATPSRVYAARLVGLPIFDPQGDQVGKVRDLVVTVRSEAVRPRVLGIVAEVFGRRRIFVPMTRVTNVDSGQVYTTGLLNMRRFEQRSTETLVIGEMLDRTVTIKPSGVTGTVYDVAMERARVRGDWELCRVAVREPGKGLRRRGQSHVVEWDEVDGLTRPEDGQGATHLVAALNDMKPADAANILHDLPTERRTAVALALDDERLADVLEELPEEDQVEILEGLDSERAADVLEEMSADDAADLVADLPPETQEILLRLMEPDEAEDVRRLMSYVEDTAGAMMTPEPVILGPDATIADALAHVRNPDHTPSLAAMVYVCRQPLEPPTGKFLGVAHIQRLLREPPSTLVAGAMDDALEPLRAEATIDEVAGYLATYNLVAAPVVDENGRLLGTVTVDDLLDHMLPAGWRDRPERRGGASQRTGVRRG